In one Candidatus Nanopelagicus limnes genomic region, the following are encoded:
- a CDS encoding DUF4233 domain-containing protein has protein sequence MRVMAAAVLAMESILMGFALLIAKESATSLQLWLGGLLSIILFLTAGALKRKGGYLLGSILQLFLISYGLVVWHMYYMGGLFLLLWVAAISLGRRGEAIKARLIAQSDKDGSKQP, from the coding sequence ATGAGAGTAATGGCTGCAGCAGTTCTTGCAATGGAGTCGATCTTGATGGGATTTGCCCTCTTAATTGCCAAGGAGTCAGCTACCAGCCTGCAACTCTGGCTTGGTGGGCTGCTTTCAATAATTCTTTTTTTAACTGCTGGAGCATTAAAGCGCAAGGGTGGGTATTTGCTGGGAAGTATTTTGCAACTCTTCTTAATTAGTTATGGCTTAGTTGTGTGGCACATGTATTACATGGGCGGCTTATTTTTGCTTTTGTGGGTTGCAGCAATTTCACTTGGCCGCCGGGGTGAGGCGATAAAGGCGAGATTAATCGCGCAGTCGGATAAAGATGGGTCAAAACAGCCATAA
- a CDS encoding rod shape-determining protein, translated as MAKGTNRMSWIGRDMAVDLGTANTLVYVRGRGIVLNEPSVVAVNQDTGAILAVGLEAKRMIGRTPGNIVAIRPLKDGVIADFDTTERMLKYFIQKVHKRRYLAKPRIVVCVPSGITGVEQRAVKDAGYAAGARKVYIIEEPMAAAIGADLPIHEPTGNMVVDIGGGTTEVAVISLGGIVAALSIRVGGDELDQSIINWVKREYSLLLGERTAEEIKMAIGSAFPLPGEPDAEIRGRDLATGLPKTILVTSADIRKALEEPVAAIVNAVKNTLDKTPPELASDLMDRGIVLTGGGALLRGLDERLRHETGMPIHISERPLQAVAEGSGKCIEEFEALEKVLISEPRR; from the coding sequence ATGGCTAAAGGAACTAATCGGATGTCTTGGATTGGTCGCGATATGGCGGTAGATCTTGGCACAGCTAACACTTTGGTTTATGTGCGCGGTCGAGGCATTGTGCTAAATGAGCCCTCTGTAGTTGCAGTCAATCAAGATACTGGTGCAATTCTGGCAGTTGGTTTAGAGGCTAAGCGAATGATTGGTAGAACACCAGGAAACATTGTGGCAATTCGCCCTCTTAAAGATGGTGTGATTGCAGATTTTGATACAACTGAGCGAATGCTTAAGTACTTTATTCAAAAAGTTCACAAGAGGCGCTACTTAGCAAAGCCAAGAATTGTTGTTTGCGTTCCATCTGGAATTACCGGTGTTGAACAAAGAGCGGTTAAGGATGCTGGTTATGCAGCTGGTGCTCGTAAGGTTTACATAATTGAGGAGCCAATGGCAGCAGCAATTGGTGCTGATCTACCAATTCATGAGCCAACTGGAAACATGGTGGTTGATATTGGTGGCGGAACAACTGAGGTTGCTGTTATTTCTCTCGGTGGAATAGTTGCAGCACTTTCAATTCGTGTTGGTGGCGATGAGTTAGATCAATCAATTATTAACTGGGTAAAGCGCGAGTACTCACTACTTCTAGGTGAGCGCACCGCTGAGGAAATCAAGATGGCAATTGGATCAGCATTTCCACTTCCAGGTGAGCCGGATGCAGAAATTCGTGGTCGTGACTTAGCTACTGGATTACCAAAGACCATTTTGGTTACATCAGCTGATATCCGAAAGGCACTTGAGGAGCCGGTGGCAGCAATTGTTAATGCTGTGAAGAACACATTAGATAAAACACCACCTGAGCTAGCGAGTGATTTAATGGATCGTGGCATCGTGCTAACTGGCGGCGGCGCTCTACTTCGTGGTCTTGATGAGCGTTTACGTCATGAGACTGGAATGCCAATTCATATTTCTGAGCGTCCATTGCAAGCAGTGGCTGAAGGTTCTGGAAAATGTATTGAAGAGTTTGAAGCCTTGGAGAAGGTTTTAATCTCTGAACCACGTCGTTAA
- the rodA gene encoding rod shape-determining protein RodA, producing the protein MSLNVRYRRPVTSSFGNFDKLLTFAVVGLLLIGTMLVYAGTREWFRSYGLDPEYYFKRHTLNIIIGGLLAYGTTLIDYRLLRAYTPILWLAAVLGLIIVLIPGLGSEINGARAWISLPGGFQLQPAELAKIAIIVGMAMILADREQSDKDPTDLDVVKALAIAAVPILLIVAQPDLGTVLIISAAVVAMIGASGAPARWVIGLLLAAIVGVFAAVQTGAVSSYQVARLQSFVDPSADPQATGYQLRQSRITIGSGGLLGKGLFEGPQTNGRFVPEQQTDFIFTVAGEELGFVGCSIILFLYMLFFIRAFAICRRSSDLFGRLVCIGVIAWFAFQTFENIGMTMGLMPMTGVPLPFLSYGGSSMFANLIGVGLLQNVHARSR; encoded by the coding sequence GTGAGTCTAAATGTTAGATATCGACGCCCTGTAACTAGCAGTTTTGGCAACTTTGATAAGTTGCTTACTTTCGCAGTAGTAGGCCTACTTTTAATTGGCACAATGTTGGTTTATGCCGGAACTAGAGAGTGGTTTCGCTCCTACGGATTAGATCCAGAGTATTACTTCAAGCGCCACACATTAAATATCATTATTGGTGGCTTGCTTGCATATGGAACAACTTTAATTGACTACCGATTATTACGTGCATACACGCCAATCCTTTGGTTAGCAGCTGTGCTTGGTTTAATAATTGTATTAATCCCAGGACTTGGATCAGAGATAAATGGCGCTAGAGCTTGGATCTCCCTGCCTGGTGGATTTCAATTACAGCCTGCTGAATTAGCAAAGATTGCAATTATTGTTGGAATGGCAATGATCCTGGCAGATCGCGAGCAAAGTGATAAAGATCCAACAGATCTTGATGTTGTAAAAGCCTTAGCAATTGCAGCAGTTCCTATTTTGTTAATTGTGGCGCAACCAGATCTTGGAACTGTATTAATCATTTCAGCTGCTGTTGTGGCAATGATTGGCGCATCAGGTGCTCCTGCCAGGTGGGTAATTGGTCTTTTACTTGCTGCAATTGTGGGTGTATTTGCGGCAGTACAAACTGGCGCAGTTAGTTCATACCAAGTAGCACGTTTGCAATCTTTTGTTGATCCATCTGCTGATCCGCAAGCAACCGGCTATCAATTGCGACAATCAAGAATCACTATTGGTTCTGGTGGATTATTGGGCAAGGGTTTATTTGAAGGTCCGCAAACAAATGGTCGATTTGTGCCAGAACAGCAAACAGACTTTATTTTCACAGTTGCAGGGGAGGAGTTGGGCTTTGTTGGCTGCTCGATAATTTTATTCCTCTATATGCTCTTCTTTATTAGGGCATTTGCAATCTGCCGGCGCAGTAGTGATTTATTTGGCAGATTAGTTTGTATTGGTGTTATAGCTTGGTTTGCATTTCAGACCTTTGAAAATATCGGTATGACAATGGGATTAATGCCAATGACTGGTGTGCCATTACCATTTTTATCCTATGGTGGATCATCAATGTTTGCTAATTTAATTGGTGTTGGTCTACTTCAAAACGTCCACGCAAGAAGCCGATAA
- a CDS encoding rod shape-determining protein MreD, with protein sequence MSRIRVLNTSIFLFVIFLLQETVVSRINFPIDGFSLYLAALMVLLSLEDRNGALVFGFIGGLIMDLSAAADTPFGQWALVLTAIGYLFSVNKESIGDFTDSPIIFLVFISLASALSLLLFLVIGAMLGQESGTFTHAISIIFANTLWSFLITPLFLPLIIKARTALLSNRERA encoded by the coding sequence ATGAGCAGGATTAGAGTTTTAAATACCAGCATTTTCTTGTTTGTAATTTTCTTACTTCAAGAAACGGTAGTTTCTCGTATCAATTTTCCAATTGATGGCTTCTCCTTATATCTAGCTGCATTAATGGTGCTGCTGTCGCTAGAGGATAGAAACGGCGCCTTAGTCTTTGGTTTTATTGGTGGCTTAATCATGGATTTGTCGGCCGCAGCTGATACTCCTTTTGGGCAGTGGGCATTGGTGTTAACTGCGATTGGATATCTATTCTCAGTTAATAAGGAAAGTATTGGTGATTTCACCGATTCTCCAATAATATTTTTAGTCTTTATCAGCTTAGCTTCAGCGCTTTCGCTACTTTTATTCCTTGTAATTGGCGCGATGCTTGGACAAGAAAGTGGCACCTTCACTCATGCCATATCAATTATCTTTGCAAACACTCTTTGGAGCTTCCTAATAACACCACTGTTCCTACCGCTAATAATTAAGGCCAGAACTGCATTACTTAGTAATCGAGAGCGTGCATGA
- the ndk gene encoding nucleoside-diphosphate kinase — MSSEQTLILIKPDGVKRGLVGEVIARIERKGYVVTNLKMLTADRALLAKHYAEHEGKPFYEPLLEFMQSGPIVAMIAQGERVIEGFRKMAGATDPTVAEAGTIRGDLARDMGTKVVQNIVHGSDSVESAQREIKIFFGN; from the coding sequence GTGAGTTCAGAGCAAACATTAATTTTGATTAAACCAGATGGCGTAAAGCGTGGTTTGGTTGGCGAAGTTATTGCTCGCATTGAACGCAAAGGTTATGTAGTTACCAACTTAAAAATGTTAACTGCAGATCGAGCTCTTCTTGCAAAGCATTATGCCGAGCATGAAGGTAAACCTTTTTATGAACCGCTACTTGAATTTATGCAATCAGGTCCGATCGTGGCAATGATTGCGCAAGGTGAGCGAGTAATTGAAGGATTTAGAAAGATGGCAGGGGCGACAGATCCAACAGTTGCCGAAGCTGGCACTATTCGAGGGGATTTAGCAAGGGACATGGGAACAAAGGTTGTGCAAAATATTGTGCACGGCTCAGATTCAGTTGAATCAGCCCAACGTGAAATTAAGATTTTTTTCGGCAACTAA
- the mreC gene encoding rod shape-determining protein MreC — protein MARGGGNRSRLLLILLLVSSLFLITLDLRGVNLAGSIRSGVATVFSPVENLFSKLFSPIGNFASDFRNFGQSKSKIKQLEKEVDLLKSKEVLDEDLVGQLSQLKNVLDLAGRGGYKVVAAKVINRGSSATFKQTVTIDVGSSDGVSKNMTVISDGGLVGVVKSVNANSSIVLLMSDPTFKIGVRIAGTQGIGVVSGQGGNKYLLQLLDATGEIKVGDVLVARGSEGGRPFVPGVPVGTVTSVQSNASSITQNADVEGLSNLDRIGVVAVVVSAPKQDPRDSLIPKPAPTVTVFITPTPSPSASK, from the coding sequence GTGGCTAGAGGCGGCGGTAATCGTTCGCGGCTGCTACTAATTCTCTTACTAGTTTCATCCCTTTTTCTTATTACCTTAGATCTACGTGGTGTAAACCTTGCCGGTTCGATTAGGTCCGGTGTTGCCACTGTATTTTCACCAGTTGAAAATCTCTTCTCAAAGTTATTTTCACCAATTGGAAACTTTGCTTCAGATTTTCGCAATTTCGGGCAATCCAAATCCAAAATTAAGCAGTTAGAAAAAGAGGTGGATTTACTTAAATCCAAAGAGGTTCTAGATGAGGATCTAGTAGGACAGCTAAGCCAATTAAAAAATGTTTTAGATTTAGCAGGCCGTGGTGGATACAAAGTAGTAGCGGCTAAGGTAATTAATCGAGGATCATCGGCAACATTTAAACAGACCGTCACAATTGATGTTGGAAGCAGTGATGGTGTTTCAAAAAATATGACGGTAATTTCTGATGGTGGTTTAGTTGGAGTAGTAAAGAGTGTTAACGCAAATAGCTCCATTGTGTTGTTAATGAGTGATCCAACATTTAAAATCGGTGTTCGAATTGCTGGCACACAAGGAATTGGCGTAGTTTCTGGGCAAGGCGGAAATAAGTATTTACTTCAATTATTAGATGCAACTGGTGAGATAAAAGTTGGCGATGTTTTAGTTGCTAGAGGCAGTGAAGGTGGCCGCCCATTTGTGCCAGGCGTGCCAGTTGGAACTGTAACTTCTGTACAAAGTAATGCTTCATCTATTACTCAAAATGCTGATGTTGAAGGCTTAAGCAATTTAGATCGAATTGGTGTGGTCGCAGTTGTAGTTTCAGCTCCCAAGCAGGACCCACGAGATTCATTGATTCCAAAACCTGCGCCAACAGTTACAGTTTTCATTACTCCTACACCAAGCCCATCTGCAAGTAAGTAA
- a CDS encoding valine--tRNA ligase has translation MSGDKKKELAATFSPAEIEAPLYKKWQDAGYFKADANSKKPPFTIVIPPPNVTGSLHIGHALDHTIQDLLIRMKRMKGFEALWLPGMDHAGIATQNVVEKQLATQGKSRHDLGREAFIEKVWQWKAESGGAILDQMKRLGDSVDWDREAFTMDANLSKAVLTIFKQLYDKGLIYRAERIINWCPRCLTALSDIEVEHKDDSGEFVSIKYGDDDVNITVATTRAETMLGDGAVAVNPNDERYKHLVGKKVLLPLVDRMIPIIADELVDPDFGTGAVKVTAAHDPNDFEMGMRHGVELVIIMNEHGVMAGTGTKFDGMDRFDARKAVVDELRKLGRVVAEKRPYVHAVGHCQRCDTTVEPRLSKQWFVKVAPLAKAAGDAVRDGRVKIEPEQMSPRYFEWVDNMHDWCISRQLWWGHRIPVFYGPNDEVVVCGPDETPPAGYTQDPDVLDTWFSSALWPFSTLGWPNQTQDLKKFYPTSVLVTGYDILFFWVARMMIMGLFAMDGKQPFDVIVLHGLVRDQFGKKMSKSRGNTIDPIEFMDKYGSDALRFTLARGANPGTDQALAEDWVAGSRNFATKLWNATRFAMLNGANVDGQLPKSKDLGAIDNWILTRLDQTVASADELFEKFEFAKACELIYHFAWDDLCDWYLELSKSTFNAGGAEAEKSKRVLGEVLDQLLRLMHPVMPFITEQMWCTLTNGQSLMISDWPKSNLSTQDHEAVKLVEQMQEIITEIRRFRNDQGIKSTAKVAAKFTGLNKVGLENYEAAIRYVVKCEAAGDNFTAKTQIGEVLIEFDLTGAVDLVAERARLSKDLQTAQKDRDTAKIKLDNEGFMAKAPMEVVTEIRERLAQTSSDIERITALLEKLPK, from the coding sequence CACGCCTTAGATCACACAATTCAAGATTTATTAATTCGCATGAAGCGAATGAAAGGCTTTGAAGCCTTATGGCTGCCGGGCATGGATCATGCAGGCATTGCAACGCAAAATGTTGTGGAAAAACAATTAGCAACCCAAGGTAAATCTCGTCATGACTTAGGTCGGGAGGCTTTCATTGAAAAGGTTTGGCAATGGAAGGCAGAGTCTGGCGGTGCGATTTTAGATCAAATGAAGCGACTTGGTGATTCAGTTGATTGGGATCGTGAAGCATTCACAATGGATGCAAATTTAAGCAAAGCGGTGTTAACAATCTTTAAACAGTTATATGACAAGGGTTTGATTTATCGAGCAGAGCGAATCATTAATTGGTGTCCAAGATGTTTAACCGCACTCTCTGATATCGAAGTTGAGCATAAAGATGATTCAGGTGAGTTTGTTTCAATTAAATATGGTGATGATGATGTGAATATCACCGTTGCCACCACTAGAGCTGAAACCATGTTAGGTGATGGCGCAGTTGCGGTTAATCCAAATGATGAGCGATATAAGCATTTAGTTGGCAAGAAAGTGCTTCTGCCACTAGTTGATCGAATGATTCCAATTATTGCTGATGAGTTGGTAGATCCAGATTTTGGAACAGGCGCAGTTAAGGTGACCGCCGCGCATGATCCAAATGACTTTGAGATGGGTATGCGCCACGGTGTTGAGTTAGTAATTATTATGAATGAACATGGTGTGATGGCAGGAACAGGGACAAAGTTTGATGGCATGGATCGATTTGATGCCCGTAAAGCGGTAGTTGATGAACTTAGAAAATTAGGAAGAGTTGTGGCAGAAAAGCGGCCATATGTTCACGCAGTTGGACATTGCCAAAGATGTGACACAACTGTTGAGCCAAGACTTTCAAAGCAATGGTTTGTAAAGGTTGCACCCCTTGCTAAAGCTGCCGGGGATGCTGTTCGTGATGGGCGAGTAAAGATAGAACCAGAGCAGATGTCGCCAAGATATTTTGAGTGGGTAGATAACATGCATGATTGGTGCATATCGCGCCAACTTTGGTGGGGCCATCGCATTCCAGTTTTTTATGGACCAAATGATGAGGTTGTAGTTTGTGGACCGGATGAAACACCACCTGCTGGTTACACACAAGATCCAGATGTTTTAGATACCTGGTTTTCATCAGCGCTTTGGCCATTTTCAACCTTGGGTTGGCCAAATCAAACACAAGATTTAAAGAAGTTTTATCCAACCTCAGTATTAGTAACTGGCTATGACATTTTGTTTTTCTGGGTAGCCAGAATGATGATCATGGGATTATTTGCAATGGATGGCAAACAACCATTTGATGTGATTGTTTTGCATGGTTTAGTAAGAGATCAATTTGGTAAAAAAATGAGCAAGAGCCGGGGCAACACCATTGATCCAATTGAATTTATGGATAAGTACGGTTCGGATGCATTGCGCTTTACATTAGCTAGAGGAGCAAATCCGGGTACTGATCAAGCATTAGCTGAAGATTGGGTGGCAGGTTCTAGAAATTTTGCAACTAAGTTATGGAATGCCACAAGATTTGCGATGTTAAATGGCGCCAATGTTGATGGGCAGCTGCCAAAGAGTAAAGATCTAGGGGCAATTGATAATTGGATTTTGACCAGATTAGATCAAACAGTTGCATCAGCTGATGAATTATTTGAAAAATTTGAGTTTGCAAAAGCATGTGAGTTGATCTATCACTTTGCTTGGGATGATTTATGTGACTGGTACTTAGAGCTTTCTAAATCAACCTTTAACGCAGGTGGGGCCGAGGCTGAAAAAAGTAAGCGAGTTCTAGGTGAAGTATTAGATCAACTACTTCGTTTAATGCATCCAGTGATGCCATTTATTACTGAGCAAATGTGGTGCACATTAACAAATGGGCAATCGCTAATGATTTCAGATTGGCCAAAATCAAACCTTTCCACCCAAGATCATGAAGCAGTTAAATTAGTTGAGCAGATGCAAGAGATCATTACTGAGATTAGAAGATTTAGAAATGATCAGGGAATTAAGAGCACGGCCAAAGTAGCGGCAAAATTTACTGGCTTAAATAAGGTTGGTCTTGAAAATTATGAGGCGGCGATTAGATACGTAGTTAAGTGTGAGGCGGCTGGGGATAACTTCACAGCTAAAACACAAATTGGTGAAGTATTAATTGAATTTGATTTAACTGGCGCAGTGGATTTGGTTGCTGAGCGAGCTCGGTTAAGTAAGGATCTACAAACTGCGCAAAAAGATCGTGATACCGCCAAGATCAAATTAGATAATGAAGGGTTTATGGCTAAAGCGCCAATGGAGGTGGTTACTGAGATCAGAGAGCGGCTTGCGCAAACATCATCTGACATTGAACGAATTACTGCCTTGCTTGAAAAACTTCCTAAGTAA
- the mrdA gene encoding penicillin-binding protein 2 yields MSLRSRINLIIFQTLVFSLMFALFGRLFYLQVLESGKYQDAAISIQSRDVVTPAVRGAITDINGTPMVVDLPGLVVSINRIEIDKQPDKGVKVLAQVANLFQLEYSDIYQRTRLCGELPRDNRAGCWNGTRYQPIPLVGGTSQDLALKIMENADLYPGVEVQSVPIRSYPSLEGENVAHVLGYVGSVTDEDLKNPEINYYRNEVVGKTGLETKYNQYLRGTPGVRTFLVNRKEIVTKQNKNISAIAGNNLITNIDAKLQAGVEKSLEAAVKRARASGYRGDSGAAVVLEIKTGRVLAMASYPTYDPSIWQKGLTVKQAEDLFSEAKGVPALSRPLQGLFAPASTFKSVSVVAAAAAGYNLNTSYNCPASVEIGTRTFRNFDSIAAGRIPLDVGLAISCDSLWYQISYDEWVRDGGLRPKSSANDYFFKAAKDFGVGLLTGIDLPSELKGRLPDRQWKQNWYEQNKDFYCNYKDRAKKQDLTAYLIEIARENCIDGNKVRAGDAVNFSIGQGDTLVTPLRLAQIYAAIANNGTYYKPQVARAIVDVDGKLVKEFKPEVADTIKIEQSTWDFLHRGLRMVVTRGTGAGVFSGFPIEISGKTGTAEVFGKNPNGSAKDDTSWFASYGPTNDPQYAVVMMVSQGGFGASTSGLGVRNIYETLFGVSGNKVNPEKAVFPNGVPSTIAKVDLKKVAAKVDLTGVKVGGVKLK; encoded by the coding sequence ATGAGCCTTAGATCTAGAATTAACTTAATCATCTTTCAAACCTTAGTTTTCTCTTTGATGTTTGCCTTATTTGGAAGACTTTTCTATTTACAAGTACTAGAAAGTGGCAAGTATCAAGATGCAGCAATAAGTATTCAAAGCCGAGATGTTGTTACGCCAGCTGTTCGTGGAGCAATTACAGATATCAATGGCACACCAATGGTGGTAGATCTGCCAGGACTTGTTGTTTCCATCAACCGAATTGAGATTGATAAACAACCAGATAAGGGCGTTAAAGTTTTGGCCCAGGTAGCTAATCTTTTTCAACTGGAGTACTCAGATATTTACCAACGTACTAGGTTATGTGGTGAGTTACCAAGAGATAACCGTGCTGGATGCTGGAATGGAACTAGATATCAACCTATTCCATTAGTAGGAGGAACGTCACAAGATTTAGCACTAAAGATTATGGAGAATGCTGATCTTTATCCTGGCGTTGAGGTGCAATCAGTTCCGATTAGAAGTTACCCTTCCCTTGAGGGTGAAAATGTTGCACATGTTTTAGGTTATGTGGGATCTGTAACTGATGAGGATTTAAAGAACCCTGAAATCAATTATTACCGCAATGAGGTAGTTGGTAAGACTGGACTTGAAACTAAATACAACCAGTACTTGCGTGGTACTCCTGGAGTTCGCACTTTTTTGGTTAATAGAAAAGAGATTGTTACCAAGCAGAACAAGAATATTTCTGCCATTGCCGGAAATAATTTAATTACAAATATTGATGCCAAACTCCAAGCTGGAGTTGAGAAATCACTTGAGGCCGCAGTTAAGCGAGCTCGTGCATCAGGATATCGTGGTGATTCAGGAGCTGCAGTTGTACTAGAGATTAAAACTGGCCGGGTATTAGCCATGGCTTCATACCCAACTTATGACCCATCAATTTGGCAAAAAGGATTAACAGTTAAGCAGGCAGAGGATTTATTTAGTGAAGCAAAAGGCGTGCCAGCACTATCTAGACCATTACAAGGTTTGTTTGCACCAGCCTCTACATTTAAATCTGTTTCAGTAGTTGCTGCCGCTGCTGCTGGTTACAATCTAAATACTAGTTACAACTGCCCAGCTTCAGTTGAGATCGGAACTCGAACATTTAGAAACTTCGACAGCATTGCTGCTGGACGTATTCCATTAGATGTTGGTCTTGCTATCTCATGTGACTCACTTTGGTATCAGATTTCCTATGATGAATGGGTTAGGGATGGTGGGTTAAGACCTAAATCTTCAGCAAATGATTATTTCTTTAAAGCAGCAAAAGATTTTGGCGTTGGGCTTTTAACTGGGATTGATCTACCAAGTGAATTGAAGGGCAGATTGCCAGATCGGCAATGGAAGCAAAATTGGTATGAACAAAATAAGGACTTCTACTGCAACTATAAGGACCGAGCAAAGAAGCAAGATCTAACTGCATACTTAATCGAGATTGCACGGGAGAATTGCATTGATGGAAACAAGGTAAGAGCAGGAGATGCCGTTAACTTCTCAATTGGTCAAGGCGATACTTTGGTAACACCACTTCGACTTGCTCAAATTTATGCAGCAATTGCAAATAATGGAACCTATTACAAGCCACAGGTAGCACGGGCAATTGTTGATGTAGATGGCAAATTAGTTAAAGAGTTTAAACCTGAGGTCGCCGATACGATAAAGATTGAACAAAGTACATGGGATTTTCTACATCGCGGACTTCGAATGGTTGTTACCAGAGGAACAGGTGCTGGAGTATTTTCAGGTTTTCCAATTGAGATCAGTGGTAAAACTGGAACTGCAGAAGTATTTGGAAAAAACCCAAATGGCAGCGCAAAGGATGACACCTCATGGTTTGCATCCTATGGACCAACAAATGATCCACAGTATGCAGTTGTAATGATGGTTAGCCAAGGAGGATTTGGTGCATCAACTTCTGGCCTTGGCGTTAGAAATATTTATGAAACTTTGTTTGGAGTAAGTGGTAACAAGGTGAACCCTGAAAAAGCAGTCTTCCCAAATGGTGTGCCAAGTACAATTGCAAAGGTTGACCTAAAGAAGGTGGCAGCTAAAGTAGATTTAACTGGAGTAAAAGTTGGCGGGGTGAAATTAAAGTGA
- a CDS encoding bifunctional folylpolyglutamate synthase/dihydrofolate synthase, which produces MSDLQNITELAQVEAALNKRWPENKIEPTLDRISALVDALGSPQLSYPSIHLAGTNGKTTTSRMIDQLLANLGYRVGRYTSPHLESFTERISIKGEPITPAQMIATYKDIALYLDLIDSRQPHPISYFEAMTAMAFVAFAEYPVDIAVIEAGMGGQWDATNVLASQVSVMTPIGFDHMEYLGDTLEKIAQTKAGIFKPESNVVMAAQTAEVAKVLMAQVAKVSAIPFREGIEFAVKKRSLAVGGQLISLQGLHGDIEDIFLPLYGDHQANNAALALASVEAFTSVALDQELVRDAFSKVSSPGRCEIVYKDPTVIIDAAHNPHGAAAIAKTINNEFDFEIVVGVVAVLSDKDVDGILRNLATCLDYIIICQNSSARAMPADQLAKIASNYFKPEQIEVISDLKAAITYAVEKVSMANQVNEGVGAVLVTGSVVTAGSARGILNSIGKV; this is translated from the coding sequence ATGAGTGATCTTCAAAATATTACTGAGTTAGCCCAGGTTGAGGCTGCATTAAATAAAAGATGGCCTGAAAATAAGATTGAACCAACTTTGGATCGAATCTCAGCTTTAGTTGATGCCTTAGGCTCACCGCAGTTGTCATATCCATCTATTCATTTAGCTGGCACAAATGGTAAGACCACAACATCTCGAATGATTGATCAATTATTAGCCAATCTTGGTTATCGGGTTGGTCGTTATACCTCCCCACATCTTGAATCCTTTACTGAGCGAATCAGTATTAAGGGTGAACCAATTACCCCTGCGCAAATGATCGCAACCTATAAAGATATTGCTTTGTATTTAGATTTAATTGATTCCCGCCAGCCACATCCAATCTCCTACTTTGAAGCAATGACCGCAATGGCATTTGTGGCATTTGCTGAATACCCAGTTGATATTGCAGTAATTGAAGCGGGGATGGGTGGGCAATGGGATGCCACAAATGTTTTAGCTTCTCAAGTATCTGTGATGACGCCAATTGGCTTTGATCATATGGAGTATTTAGGGGATACCTTAGAAAAGATTGCTCAAACTAAAGCAGGTATTTTTAAACCAGAATCTAATGTTGTTATGGCAGCGCAAACTGCTGAAGTAGCAAAAGTATTAATGGCCCAGGTTGCAAAGGTTTCAGCAATTCCTTTTAGAGAAGGTATTGAATTTGCCGTTAAAAAACGATCCCTTGCAGTTGGTGGTCAATTGATTTCTCTACAAGGCTTACATGGGGATATTGAGGATATCTTTTTACCTCTTTATGGTGATCATCAAGCAAATAACGCCGCCCTTGCCTTAGCTTCAGTTGAGGCTTTCACCAGCGTTGCGTTAGATCAAGAATTAGTAAGGGATGCCTTTAGCAAAGTTTCATCCCCTGGCAGATGTGAGATTGTCTATAAAGATCCAACAGTAATTATCGATGCTGCTCATAATCCACATGGGGCAGCAGCAATAGCTAAGACGATCAATAATGAGTTTGATTTTGAAATAGTAGTGGGTGTGGTTGCTGTCTTATCTGATAAAGATGTTGATGGAATTTTAAGAAACCTTGCCACTTGTCTTGATTACATAATTATTTGCCAAAACTCATCTGCTAGGGCAATGCCTGCTGATCAGTTGGCCAAGATTGCCAGTAATTACTTTAAGCCAGAGCAGATTGAGGTAATCTCAGATTTAAAGGCAGCGATTACATATGCAGTTGAGAAAGTAAGTATGGCTAACCAGGTTAATGAGGGTGTTGGCGCAGTATTGGTAACTGGTTCTGTTGTAACTGCCGGAAGTGCTAGAGGTATTCTTAACTCAATTGGAAAGGTGTAA